In the Quercus lobata isolate SW786 chromosome 5, ValleyOak3.0 Primary Assembly, whole genome shotgun sequence genome, one interval contains:
- the LOC115990849 gene encoding uncharacterized protein LOC115990849 has protein sequence MLVKSKEELDHLDDLEETFATLRKHQMKLNPSKCVFGVASGKFLGFMVSQRGIEANPEKVRAIIDMASPKTVKDVQKLTGRIAALNRFVSRATDKCLPFFKILKQAFAWTDECEAAFQELKQYLSSPPLLSPSKGGENLYLYLAVSASAVSAALIREEGKKQLPVYYISQAFQGAEFRYPRIEKIAFALIVASRKLRPYFQSNPILVMTDQPIKKSMNKPEAAGRMVQWAIELSQFDIEYHPRAAIKAQALADFIAEFTLPDGDGVADEVDKWTIQTDGSSAQKRGGVGVVITTPDGEVMKYGVQLKFPATNNEAEYEGILTGLRLGKALGAKNLLIQSDSKLVIGQVSGEYEAKEERMQKYLKLTRQLTQEFDTVEFVQIPRSQNSGADEVSKQASSEEGKTSTDMTMEIQKRPSIEEVAVFSIQNTDTWMTPIITFLQDGHLPQNTDEAKKVKKRAARFTILNDVLYKRGFSMPYLKCVDEDEAKYILEEVHGGICGDHAGSRSLVNKVIRAGYFWPTMQVDAAEIVRRCDKCQRYGNVQRLPAEKMTTISSPWPFAQWGIDIVGPLPQGKGQFDSQGFKDFCSDLGIKNQFSSPGHPQANGQTEVTNRTLLKIIKTKLDEAKGSWPEELPSVLWAYRTTARTPTGETPFRLTYGTEAVIPVEVGVTSIRRGTFRDELNDEELRFNLDCLDEVRDNASDRVTKYQKKMAEYYNRRVKLRRLDIGGLVLRKVTIATKDPTQGKLGPTWEGPYRVIHYSRQGSYHLETMDGQKLPRPWNIEHLKKYHE, from the exons atgctcgtcaagagcaaggaGGAGCTCGATCACCTGGACGACTTGGAGGAGACTTTTGCAACCCTGAGAAAACAccagatgaagttgaatccCAGCAAATGTGTTTTTGGGGTAGCCTCAGGTaagttcttgggattcatggtgtcccagagaggaatagaagcaaatccaGAGAAGGTACGAGCTATCATCGACATGGCTTCACCCAAGACCGTCAAGGACGTACAAAAACTTACAGGAAGGATAGCAGCcctaaacaggttcgtctctagggccacagacaaatgcctgcccTTCTTCAAAATCCTCAAGCAGGCTTTCGCTTGGACCGACGAATGCGAAGCAGCGTTCCAGGAGCTGAAGCAATACCTGAGCAGTCCACCTCTCCTGAGCCCGTCCAAAGGAGGGGAGAACCTATACTTGTACCTGGCGGTGTCAGCCTCGGCAGTAAGCGCagccttgattagagaagaaggcaagaagcaACTCCCGGTGTACTACATCAGCCAAGCCTTTCAAGGAGCTGAGTTCAGGTACCCAAGGATCGAAAAAATTGCGTTTGCACTTATCGTAGCCTCGCGCAAGCTTAGACCGTATTTCCAGTCAAATCCTATCCTGGTGATGACGGATCAACCGATtaagaaatcaatgaacaaaCCAGAAGCAGCAGGGAGAATGGTCCAATGGGCCATCGAACTCAGCCAATTTGACATCGAGTACCATCCAAGAGCAGCCATCAAGGCACAAGCtctggctgacttcatcgccGAATTCACTCTTCCAGACGGAGATGGAGTTGCAGACGAAGTTGACAAATGGACAATACAGACAgatggttcgtcagcccaaAAGAGGGGGGGAGTAGGGGTTGTCATAACCACCCCCGACGGAGAAGTGATGAAATATGGGGTTCAACTGAAGTTCCCAGCCACCAAtaatgaagccgagtatgaaggAATATTGACGGGCTTGAGGCTTGGGAAAGCCCTTGGTGCCAAAAACTTGCTGATCCAGAGTGATTCGAAGCTGGTAATCGGACAGGTCAGTGGAGAGTACGaggcaaaggaagaaaggatgcagaaataccttAAACTGACAAGGCAACTAACTCAAGAGTTCGACACAGTGGAGTTCGTTCAGATACCAAGAAGCCAGAATAGTGGGGCCGACGAAGTGTCAAAACAAGCGTCATCAGAAGAAGGAAAGACGAGCACGGACATGACAATGGAGATCCAGAAACGCCCGAGTATAGAAGAGGTGGCAGTGTTCTCCATCCAGAACACAGACACCTGGATGACGCCCATAATAACCTTCCTCCAGGACGGGCACCTACCTCAGAATACTGACGAAGCTAAAAAGGTCAAGAAGAGAGCAGCCAGGTTTACAATCCTAAATGACgtcttgtacaagagaggcttctctatgcctTATCTAAAGTGCGTCGACGAGGACGAGGCCAAGTACATCCTGGAAGAAGTACATGGAGGAATTTGTGGCGACCACGCCGGCTCCAGATCCCTAGTCAACAAGGTGATAAGAGCGGGgtatttttggccaaccatgcaggtaGACGCTGCTGAGATCGTCAGGAGGTGTGACAAATGCCAACGATACGGGAATGTGCAGCGGCTTCCAGCGGAGAAAATGACGACCATATCTTCcccatggccatttgcacaatggggaatcgACATCGTCGGCCCGctgccccaaggtaaaggtcag ttcgacagccAAGGCTTCAAAGACTTCTGCTCGGACCTcgggatcaagaatcagttctcatcCCCGGGACACCCTCAGGCAAACGGACAGACGGAAGTAACGAACAGGACGCTGCTCAAGATAATCAAAACCAAGCTGGACGAAGCAAAAGGTTCCTGGCCAGAAGAACTACCTAGTGTCCTGTGGGCATACAGGACTACAGCCAGAACCCCAACAGGAGAGACAcccttcaggcttacctatggcacAGAGGCAGTAATCCCTGTAGAAGTCGGAGTAACAAGCATCAGACGAGGAACTTTCAGAGACGAACTCAATGACGAGGAACTACGCTTCAACCTGGATTGCCTGGATGAAGTAAGAGACAACGCGTCCGATAGAGTGACaaagtatcaaaaaaagatGGCCGAGTACTACAACAGGAGGGTTAAACTCAGGCGTCTAGACATAGGGGGCCTCGTCCTTCGTAAAGTCACTATAGCGACTAAAGACCCTACTCAAGGGAAGCTGGGCCCTACATGGGAAGGGCCTTATCGCGTCATTCACTACTCTAGACAAGGAAGTTACCATCTGGAAACTATGGACGGACAAAAGCTCCCTCGTCCTtggaacattgagcatttaAAGAAATACCATGAGTAA
- the LOC115990850 gene encoding L-type lectin-domain containing receptor kinase IX.1-like produces the protein MAVYNLTIKHFRFPQLFILFSLFMITNFFSVLTPFTFTSALSFNFPSFDSSEPNISYEHAYANEDKFIQLTGSKLLTFYHGRATYFRPMHLWDKDSKNLTDFATHFSFVIDSLNQSSRADGMAFFLAPNDSKFSWITNGSDLGLYNPEQNSDETSFVAVEFDICSNTEFDPPGEHVGIDINSIISVANVSWLSNITILEGKSNEAWISYNSSSHNLSVVFTVFKDNVTVNQSLSYIVDLRKVLPEWVTFGFSAATGTYSAIHTIKSWDFISSLEIDNNNTNAEGHSLNLPPKKRNPSMLVVGFIAGGFILVGGLAMVLFALWKRNRRANEDDRALDEEFKRETGPRRFTYDELARATNDFNDKEKLGQGGFGGVYRGFLRDFNSIVAVKRVSEGSTQGIREYAAEVKIISQLRHKNLVQLIGWCHERSRGQLLLVYDFMPNGSLDSHLFKEDTLLVWEVRYRIVQHLALALLYLHEGWDRCVLHRYIKPSNIMLDSNFNAKLGDFGLARLVDHASASRTTDLAGTKGYMDPGCITTRRASKELDIYSFGIVALELACGRKPVNHEAPEDQVVMLEWVRELHGREVLLNATDQRLGGHFDEQQMKCLLIVGLWCAHSEYDRRPSIKEAIQVLNFEAPLPHLQFDILKSSHHTPTMNDTNSTR, from the coding sequence ATGGCTGTTTACAACCTCACGATCAAACATTTCCGATTTCCACAACTTTTCATactcttttctctatttatgATCACCAATTTCTTCTCTGTACTAACCCCATTTACATTTACAAGTGCTTTATCCTTCAACTTCCCTAGTTTTGATTCTTCAGAACCTAATATATCATATGAGCACGCTTATGCTAATGAAGACAAATTCATTCAACTCACCGGCAGCAAGCTATTAACATTTTATCATGGTCGAGCCACGTATTTCAGACCCATGCACCTGTGGGACAAGGACTCTAAAAACCTCACAGATTTCGCTACCCATTTTTCCTTTGTCATTGATTCGCTGAATCAATCTAGCCGTGCAGACGGGATGGCCTTCTTCCTTGCACCTAACGATTCCAAATTTTCTTGGATAACCAATGGTAGCGATCTGGGTCTCTATAACCCAGAGCAAAACTCAGATGAAACTTCTTTTGTTGCAGTGGAATTTGATATCTGCAGCAATACTGAATTTGATCCGCCTGGGGAGCATGTAGGTATTGATATCAACTCCATAATATCTGTTGCTAATGTGTCATGGTTGAGTAATATTACTATTCTGGAAGGAAAAAGTAATGAAGCTTGGATTAGTTACAATTCTAGTTCACATAATTTGAGTGTTGTCTTCACTGTTTTTAAAGACAATGTTACTGTAAACCAGTCGCTTTCTTATATTGTTGATTTGAGAAAGGTTCTACCCGAATGGGTTACTTTTGGATTCTCAGCCGCAACAGGAACTTATTCTGCTATACATACTATTAAATCTTGGGATTTTATTTCAAGTTTGGAAATTGATAATAACAATACCAACGCAGAAGGACACAGTCTAAACCTCCCCCCTAAGAAAAGGAACCCATCCATGTTAGTTGTGGGGTTCATTGCAGGGGGATTTATTTTGGTTGGTGGGTTGGCCATGGTTCTGTTTGCCTTGTGGAAGAGGAATCGGAGGGCTAACGAAGATGATCGTGCCCTTGATGAAGAGTTTAAACGGGAAACAGGACCGAGGAGGTTTACATACGATGAATTGGCTCGTGCCACAAATGATTTCAACGACAAAGAAAAACTAGGCCAAGGAGGATTTGGTGGAGTTTACAGGGGATTTTTAAGGGACTTTAACTCCATTGTTGCTGTTAAAAGGGTATCAGAAGGGTCTACACAAGGGATAAGGGAGTATGCAGCAGAAGTAAAAATCATCAGCCAATTGAGACACAAGAATTTGGTACAACTCATTGGATGGTGTCATGAAAGAAGTAGAGGACAACTATTACTTGTTTATGATTTCATGCCCAATGGAAGCTTAGATTCACATCTTTTTAAAGAAGATACCTTATTAGTGTGGGAAGTGAGGTATAGAATTGTACAACACTTGGCCTTAGCCTTGCTTTACTTGCATGAAGGATGGGATCGTTGCGTGTTGCATAGATATATAAAACCGAGCAATATTATGCttgattcaaatttcaatgcCAAACTTGGGGATTTTGGATTAGCTAGGCTCGTGGACCATGCTAGTGCATCACGAACTACTGATTTGGCAGGTACCAAGGGCTATATGGACCCAGGATGTATCACAACCCGAAGGGCTAGTAAGGAATTAGATATCTATAGTTTTGGAATTGTTGCATTGGAGTTAGCCTGTGGAAGAAAACCTGTCAACCACGAGGCCCCAGAAGATCAAGTAGTCATGTTGGAGTGGGTTAGGGAGCTCCATGGAAGGGAAGTACTTCTTAACGCGACTGACCAAAGGCTGGGTGGGCATTTTGATGAGCAACAAATGAAGTGTTTGTTGATTGTAGGGCTTTGGTGTGCTCACTCCGAATATGATCGTAGGCCTTCAATAAAAGAAGCAATTCAAGTGCTCAATTTTGAAGCTCCATTGCCTCATCTCCAATTTGATATCCTCAAGTCATCACATCATACTCCAACAATGAATGATACTAATTCTACCAGATGA